A part of Setaria viridis chromosome 8, Setaria_viridis_v4.0, whole genome shotgun sequence genomic DNA contains:
- the LOC117833064 gene encoding LRR receptor kinase SERK2 isoform X2 codes for MKLLVFALVLLGCLQSSAAAEFQVEALYEMRQQLIDNSGVLNDWKDNQMSPCYWDHVTCQDNKVTTISLSSSGLTGTLSPSIAKITTLQELILHGNSITGVIPQEFGNLSSLKTLDLGKNNLNGSIPDTLGRLPKLEIIYTGNHLNCGQHLFPCEGGSTKTGGSKNSKLNVVLGSIAGAVTLLVLGVLFVLWWQRMRYRPEIYIDVSGQNDHRLEFGQIKRFLWRELQIATNNFSEQNVLGKGGFGKVYKGVLPGPDSIKIAVKRLFDVQSPEGEMAFLREVELISIAVHKNILRLIGFCTTPTERLLVYPFMENLSVASRLRDIKLNEPALDWSTRMQIALGAARGLEYLHEHCNPKIIHRDVKAANVLLDGNFEAVVGDFGLAKMMDIGRNTVTTGLRGTMGHIAPEYIKTGRPSVKTDIFGYGVTLLEIVTGERVIAFYPEAGEIMLIDRVKLMMEEGQLEAIVDRNLGDLYNLEELEKIIQIALLCTDMEPDHRPAMSEVVQMLEGELVPAERWQEWQLAELNRRQQYEMRQQCKPFSFSEESLNIQEAIELSTGR; via the exons ATGAAGCTGTTAGTTTTTGCGCTAGTTTTATTGGGATGTCTACaatcttctgctgctgctgagtTCCAAG TCGAAGCACTGTATGAAATGAGGCAACAACTCATCGATAACAGTGGTGTGCTTAATGACTGGAAGGATAATCAAATGAGCCCCTGCTATTGGGACCATGTTACTTGTCAGGACAACAAAGTTACAACAAT AAGTTTGTCCTCATCTGGGTTAACAGGAACCCTGTCACCCAGCATTGCAAAGATAACAACTTTACAAGAGCT GATATTGCATGGCAACAGCATAACTGGAGTGATTCCTCAGGAGTTTGGAAACCTATCAAGCTTGAAAACTCTAGACCTtggaaaaaataatttaaatggctCGATACCGGACACTCTTGGCCGCCTTCCTAAACTCGAAATTAT CTATACAGGCAATCATTTGAATTGTGGTCAACATTTATTTCCATGTGAAGGAGGCAGCACAAAGACAG GTGGATCAAAAAACTCCAAGTTAAATGTGGTCCTTGGAAGCATTGCTGGAGCAGTCACACTACTTGTCCTTGGAGTTCTGTTTGTGTTATGGTGGCAAAGAATGCGTTACCGACCTGAAATCTACATTGACGTCTCAG GTCAGAATGATCACAGGCTAGAGTTTGGGCAAATAAAGCGGTTCTTATGGCGAGAGCTCCAGATTGCAACCAACAATTTCAGTGAACAGAATGTTCTTGGCAAGGGTGGTTTTGGTAAGGTGTACAAAGGAGTTCTTCCAGGTCCAGACAGTATAAAGATTGCAGTGAAACGACTGTTTGACGTGCAGAGTCCTGAAGGGGAAATGGCTTTCCTCAGAGAAGTTGAATTAATAAGCATCGCTGTCCATAAAAACATACTAAGGTTGATAGGGTTCTGTACGACACCAACAGAGAGGCTCTTAGTTTACCCTTTCATGGAGAATCTGAGTGTTGCTTCCCGTTTAAGAG ATATAAAACTGAATGAACCAGCATTAGATTGGTCTACAAGAATGCAAATAGCTCTTGGTGCTGCACGTGGTTTGGAGTACCTTCACGAGCACTGCAATCCCAAGATCATCCACCGTGATGTGAAGGCTGCCAATGTCCTGCTTGATGGAAACTTTGAAGCAGTGGTAGGAGATTTTGGCCTAGCGAAGATGATGGACATAGGGAGGAATACAGTCACAACGGGGCTCCGTGGTACTATGGGCCACATAGCTCCTGAGTACATAAAGACAGGAAGGCCATCAGTTAAGACAGATATCTTTGGATATGGTGTCACGCTATTAGAGATTGTGACAGGAGAAAGGGTAATTGCATTCTATCCTGAAGCAGGCGAGATCATGCTAATTGATCGG GTCAAACTAATGATGGAAGAAGGGCAACTAGAAGCCATTGTGGATCGCAATCTAGGTGATCTATACAACCTTGAAGAGCTGGAGAAGATTATCCAGATAGCACTCCTCTGCACCGACATGGAACCTGATCATCGCCCTGCAATGTCCGAAGTGGTGCAGATGCTGGAAGGAGAATTGGTCCCAGCAGAGCGATGGCAGGAGTGGCAGCTGGCTGAGCTCAACCGACGACAACAGTATGAAATGAGGCAGCAATGCAAACCATTCAGCTTCAGCGAAGAGTCTCTAAACATTCAGGAAGCCATTGAGCTGTCGACTGGAAGATGA
- the LOC117833064 gene encoding LRR receptor kinase SERK2 isoform X1 — protein MKLLVFALVLLGCLQSSAAAEFQVEALYEMRQQLIDNSGVLNDWKDNQMSPCYWDHVTCQDNKVTTISLSSSGLTGTLSPSIAKITTLQELILHGNSITGVIPQEFGNLSSLKTLDLGKNNLNGSIPDTLGRLPKLEIMDLSQNHLSGSIPSSFINLQSLNNINLAYNNLSSEIPQYLLRVPQYNYTGNHLNCGQHLFPCEGGSTKTGGSKNSKLNVVLGSIAGAVTLLVLGVLFVLWWQRMRYRPEIYIDVSGQNDHRLEFGQIKRFLWRELQIATNNFSEQNVLGKGGFGKVYKGVLPGPDSIKIAVKRLFDVQSPEGEMAFLREVELISIAVHKNILRLIGFCTTPTERLLVYPFMENLSVASRLRDIKLNEPALDWSTRMQIALGAARGLEYLHEHCNPKIIHRDVKAANVLLDGNFEAVVGDFGLAKMMDIGRNTVTTGLRGTMGHIAPEYIKTGRPSVKTDIFGYGVTLLEIVTGERVIAFYPEAGEIMLIDRVKLMMEEGQLEAIVDRNLGDLYNLEELEKIIQIALLCTDMEPDHRPAMSEVVQMLEGELVPAERWQEWQLAELNRRQQYEMRQQCKPFSFSEESLNIQEAIELSTGR, from the exons ATGAAGCTGTTAGTTTTTGCGCTAGTTTTATTGGGATGTCTACaatcttctgctgctgctgagtTCCAAG TCGAAGCACTGTATGAAATGAGGCAACAACTCATCGATAACAGTGGTGTGCTTAATGACTGGAAGGATAATCAAATGAGCCCCTGCTATTGGGACCATGTTACTTGTCAGGACAACAAAGTTACAACAAT AAGTTTGTCCTCATCTGGGTTAACAGGAACCCTGTCACCCAGCATTGCAAAGATAACAACTTTACAAGAGCT GATATTGCATGGCAACAGCATAACTGGAGTGATTCCTCAGGAGTTTGGAAACCTATCAAGCTTGAAAACTCTAGACCTtggaaaaaataatttaaatggctCGATACCGGACACTCTTGGCCGCCTTCCTAAACTCGAAATTAT GGATCTAAGCCAAAATCATTTAAGTGGGAGTATCCCAAGCTCTTTCATAAATCTTCAATCATTGAATAATAT TAATCTTGCATATAATAATCTTAGCAGTGAAATACCACAATATCTACTTCGGGTGCCTCAATACAA CTATACAGGCAATCATTTGAATTGTGGTCAACATTTATTTCCATGTGAAGGAGGCAGCACAAAGACAG GTGGATCAAAAAACTCCAAGTTAAATGTGGTCCTTGGAAGCATTGCTGGAGCAGTCACACTACTTGTCCTTGGAGTTCTGTTTGTGTTATGGTGGCAAAGAATGCGTTACCGACCTGAAATCTACATTGACGTCTCAG GTCAGAATGATCACAGGCTAGAGTTTGGGCAAATAAAGCGGTTCTTATGGCGAGAGCTCCAGATTGCAACCAACAATTTCAGTGAACAGAATGTTCTTGGCAAGGGTGGTTTTGGTAAGGTGTACAAAGGAGTTCTTCCAGGTCCAGACAGTATAAAGATTGCAGTGAAACGACTGTTTGACGTGCAGAGTCCTGAAGGGGAAATGGCTTTCCTCAGAGAAGTTGAATTAATAAGCATCGCTGTCCATAAAAACATACTAAGGTTGATAGGGTTCTGTACGACACCAACAGAGAGGCTCTTAGTTTACCCTTTCATGGAGAATCTGAGTGTTGCTTCCCGTTTAAGAG ATATAAAACTGAATGAACCAGCATTAGATTGGTCTACAAGAATGCAAATAGCTCTTGGTGCTGCACGTGGTTTGGAGTACCTTCACGAGCACTGCAATCCCAAGATCATCCACCGTGATGTGAAGGCTGCCAATGTCCTGCTTGATGGAAACTTTGAAGCAGTGGTAGGAGATTTTGGCCTAGCGAAGATGATGGACATAGGGAGGAATACAGTCACAACGGGGCTCCGTGGTACTATGGGCCACATAGCTCCTGAGTACATAAAGACAGGAAGGCCATCAGTTAAGACAGATATCTTTGGATATGGTGTCACGCTATTAGAGATTGTGACAGGAGAAAGGGTAATTGCATTCTATCCTGAAGCAGGCGAGATCATGCTAATTGATCGG GTCAAACTAATGATGGAAGAAGGGCAACTAGAAGCCATTGTGGATCGCAATCTAGGTGATCTATACAACCTTGAAGAGCTGGAGAAGATTATCCAGATAGCACTCCTCTGCACCGACATGGAACCTGATCATCGCCCTGCAATGTCCGAAGTGGTGCAGATGCTGGAAGGAGAATTGGTCCCAGCAGAGCGATGGCAGGAGTGGCAGCTGGCTGAGCTCAACCGACGACAACAGTATGAAATGAGGCAGCAATGCAAACCATTCAGCTTCAGCGAAGAGTCTCTAAACATTCAGGAAGCCATTGAGCTGTCGACTGGAAGATGA